The following are encoded in a window of Thunnus albacares chromosome 17, fThuAlb1.1, whole genome shotgun sequence genomic DNA:
- the kctd13 gene encoding BTB/POZ domain-containing adapter for CUL3-mediated RhoA degradation protein 1 produces the protein MSAEASVGSHAADSAQSAVSQPACQNTDDLRNRGLLGSKYVKLNVGGSLHYTTVQTLSKEDSLLHSICNGGTEVTIDSEGWVVLDRCGRHFSLVLNFLRDGSVPLPEDHKELDEVLKEAQYYQVQGLVQHCLTAMQKQKDVFESVCRIPMITSVKEEQRMIATCRKPVVKLQNNRGNNKYSYTSNSDDNLLKNIELFDKLVLRFNGRVLFVKDVLGDEICCWSFYGEGRKIAEVCCTSIVYATEKKQTKVEFPEARIFEETLNILIYENGRGSGPGGLHLLDSRGSGTSLGAGQSEEEGAAGGDRRVRRIHVRRHIMHDERGHGQQTVYKD, from the exons ATGTCTGCTGAGGCTTCAGTTGGCAGTCATGCTGCCGACTCGGCCCAGTCTGCTGTTTCCCAGCCCGCCTGTCAGAACACAGATGATCTCAGGAATCGAGGTCTGCTGGGGAGCAAGTATGTCAAGTTAAATGTGGGTGGCTCGCTGCATTATACAACTGTCCAGACATTAAGCAAGGAAGACAGTCTGCTACACAGTATATGCAATGGAGGCACGGAGGTTACCATAGACTCAGAAG GTTGGGTAGTTTTGGACAGATGTGGCCGacatttttctttggttttgaaCTTCCTGCGAGACGGCTCAGTACCACTTCCAGAGGACCACAAAGAACTGGATGAGGTTCTGAAGGAGGCCCAGTACTACCAGGTCCAGGGCCTTGTCCAGCACTGCCTCACTGCCATGCAG AAACAAAAGGATGTCTTTGAAAGTGTGTGCCGCATCCCCATGATCACCTCAGTCAAAGAAGAGCAGAGGATGATTGCTACCTGCAGAAAG CCAGTAGTAAAGTTGCAGAACAACAGAGGAAACAACAAATACTCTTACACCAG CAACTCGGATGATAACCTGCTGAAGAACATTGAACTGTTTGACAAACTCGTGCTACGGTTTAATGGCCGTGTCCTGTTTGTCAAAGACGTGCTGGGGGACGAGATCTGCTGCTGGTCTTTTTATGGAGAAGGCCGCAAGATTGCTGAAGTGTGCTGCACTTCAATTGTTTATGCCACAGAGAAGAAGCAGACCAAA GTTGAGTTTCCTGAGGCTCGAATCTTTGAAGAAACCCTCAATATTCTCATTTATGAGAACGGTAGAGGATCTGGTCCAGGAGGCCTTCACCTTTTAGATTCAAGAGGGTCAGGTACATCACtgggagctggccaatcagaggaAGAGGGTGCTGCGGGAGGGGACAGGCGAGTCAGACGGATCCACGTGAGGAGGCATATAATGCATGATGAAAGAGGGCACGGTCAGCAAACTGTGTACAAGGACTAA
- the antkmt gene encoding adenine nucleotide translocase lysine N-methyltransferase isoform X2: MDDDAPNEAFAELKTRQLGGWDVAQIAAGTGLAVYAMWVGILQPGFRKVPLRLQVPYIPASKAQVNNVMTLLRGRKGNLVDLGSGDGRIVLEAHRQGFTPAVGYELNPWLVRMAHFHAWRAGHHGKVSYRREDLWKVDLTECKNITVFLAPSVLSLLQEKLQAELPDDALVVAGRFPLPDWTPCRIEGHGVDRAWAYSMQAQRQHTRKENDKEKESTLKLP, translated from the exons ATGGATGACGATGCACCAAACGAGGCCTTTGCTGAGCTCAAGACCAGGCAACTTGGAGGTTGGGATGTGGCTCAGATAGCTGCTGGCACAGGGCTTGCTGTATATGCTATGTGGGTGGGAATCCTCCAACCAGGCTTCAGAAAAGTCCCCTTGAGGCTACAG GTCCCATACATCCCTGCCAGCAAAGCCCAAGTAAATAATGTAATGACATTACTGAGAGGTCGAAAGGGAAACCTTGTGGATTTGGGATCTGGTGACGGCCGTATT GTCTTGGAAGCCCATCGGCAGGGTTTCACTCCTGCTGTTGGATATGAGCTCAACCCCTGGCTCGTTCGAATGGCCCACTTTCATGCGTGGAGAGCAGGCCACCACGGAAAAGTGTCGTACCGACGAGAAGATCTCTGGAAG GTCGACTTGACAGAATGCAAGAATATCACAGTGTTTTTGGCACCTAGCGTG CTTTCATTATTGCAGGAGAAGCTGCAGGCTGAGCTTCCCGATGATGCTCTAGTGGTAGCTGGTCGTTTTCCCCTACCTGACTGGACACCCTGCAGGATTGAGGGACATGGTGTGGACAGAGCCTGGGCATATAGCATGCAAGCACAAAGACAGCACACCCGCAAGGAAAATGACAAGGAGAAAGAATCCACTTTGAAGCTACCTTGA
- the antkmt gene encoding adenine nucleotide translocase lysine N-methyltransferase isoform X1: MRHIPGTNVRMLPDGRNISEDGLVRCGNVSARSPAEMDDDAPNEAFAELKTRQLGGWDVAQIAAGTGLAVYAMWVGILQPGFRKVPLRLQVPYIPASKAQVNNVMTLLRGRKGNLVDLGSGDGRIVLEAHRQGFTPAVGYELNPWLVRMAHFHAWRAGHHGKVSYRREDLWKVDLTECKNITVFLAPSVLSLLQEKLQAELPDDALVVAGRFPLPDWTPCRIEGHGVDRAWAYSMQAQRQHTRKENDKEKESTLKLP; encoded by the exons ATGCGTCACATTCCCGGAACTAACGTACGTATGCTCCCGGATGGACGGAATATTTCCGAAGACGGACTGGTCCGATGTGGTAATGTGTCCGCCCGCTCTCCTGCAG AAATGGATGACGATGCACCAAACGAGGCCTTTGCTGAGCTCAAGACCAGGCAACTTGGAGGTTGGGATGTGGCTCAGATAGCTGCTGGCACAGGGCTTGCTGTATATGCTATGTGGGTGGGAATCCTCCAACCAGGCTTCAGAAAAGTCCCCTTGAGGCTACAG GTCCCATACATCCCTGCCAGCAAAGCCCAAGTAAATAATGTAATGACATTACTGAGAGGTCGAAAGGGAAACCTTGTGGATTTGGGATCTGGTGACGGCCGTATT GTCTTGGAAGCCCATCGGCAGGGTTTCACTCCTGCTGTTGGATATGAGCTCAACCCCTGGCTCGTTCGAATGGCCCACTTTCATGCGTGGAGAGCAGGCCACCACGGAAAAGTGTCGTACCGACGAGAAGATCTCTGGAAG GTCGACTTGACAGAATGCAAGAATATCACAGTGTTTTTGGCACCTAGCGTG CTTTCATTATTGCAGGAGAAGCTGCAGGCTGAGCTTCCCGATGATGCTCTAGTGGTAGCTGGTCGTTTTCCCCTACCTGACTGGACACCCTGCAGGATTGAGGGACATGGTGTGGACAGAGCCTGGGCATATAGCATGCAAGCACAAAGACAGCACACCCGCAAGGAAAATGACAAGGAGAAAGAATCCACTTTGAAGCTACCTTGA
- the hirip3 gene encoding HIRA-interacting protein 3 has translation MVSEKETARIRRFVCRQLDNEPDLSTLTLGILKQRYLAREGCETLSPEAKHFMKQVVKEELMKMQENDQNGCELETKMPQNKRKREKENDEVISEGEDESRAKKSRRQLNSSSESEDKEDRKTGSEESEEEEQIKTGSEDEEKEVKKSNENSKRQINSEDSAGEEKNESETSGSERSCADSPKEKVKKKPHTTKNGAITSSNTSRGKKTPQSDEEDEDDSDDSDNGSEKSDKNNENESAADSEKEEKVSVEKKTNESDSDSSSLPSLDEQDSGTENKKDTEKKKTVKTKESSKSQKEENKAVVRLKRYISLCGVRHNYKKLLQDCRSVRSMVAVLKRELEDLGVQGNPSIMKCKKIRMKREEARELAELDVSNIIATQGRPKRRGASAWQKQEDPPSSAYQRSLNSGSDSDQENTNRGRRRATDWSNLQGIISDDADSD, from the exons ATGGtgtcagagaaagagacagcaaGGATCCGCAGATTTGTGTGTCGGCAGCTCGATAATGAGCCAGACTTAAG CACACTGACCTTAGGAATTTTAAAACAGCGATATTTGGCACGTGAGGGATGTGAAACATTAAGTCCAGAGGCCAAACATTTCATGAAACAGGTGGTTAAAGAGGAACTGATGAAAATGCAG gaaaatgaccaaaatggATGTGAGTTGGAGACAAAGATGCCCCAAaataaaaggaagagagaaaaggaaaatgaCGAGGTGATAAGTGAGGGTGAAGATGAATCCCGTGCAAAGAAATCCCGTCGTCAGTTAAACTCGTCATCAG AATCCGAGGATAAAGAGGACcgcaaaacaggaagtgaggagAGTGAAGAGGAAGAGCAAATTAAAACTGGATCCgaggatgaagagaaagaggTGAAAAAATCAAATGAGAACAGCAAACGGCAGATAAACAGTGAAGATTCAGCAGGTGAGGAAAAGAATGAGTCAGAAACGAGTGGGAGTGAGAGAAGCTGTGCTGACAGTCCaaaagaaaaggtaaaaaagAAACCACATACTACAAAGAACGGAGCGATAACGAGCAGTAATACGAGTCGAGGAAAGAAAACACCACAGAGTGACgaagaggatgaagatgacTCAGATGACTCAGATAATGGGTCGGAAAAGAGTGACAAGAACAATGAGAATGAGTCCGCCGCTGACAGTGAAAAAG AAGAAAAAGTCTCAGTGGAAAAGAAAACGAACGAGTCAGATTCGGATTCATCATCACTCCCCTCTCTGGATGAACAGGACAGTGGgacagaaaataagaaagatactgaaaagaagaaaaccGTGAAAACAAAGGAGAGCTCGAAAAGTCAAAAG gaagaaaacaaagcagttGTGAGGCTCAAACGCTACATTTCTCTCTGTGGCGTGAGACATAATTACAAGAAGCTTCTCCAAGACTGTCGCTCCGTTCGTTCCATGGTGGCTGTTCTGAAGAGGGAGCTTGAGGATCTTGGTGTCCAAG GTAATCCATCTattatgaaatgcaaaaaaatcagAATGAAGAGAGAAGAAGCTCGGGAACTGGCTGAGCTTGATGTCAGCAACATCATTGCCACACAAG gtCGACCTAAACGGCGAGGAGCCTCAGCATGGCAGAAACAAGAAGACCCTCCATCCTCCGCATATCAGCGCTCTTTGAACTCCGGCTCTGATAGTGATCAGGAAAATACAAACAGAGGGCGCAGAAGAGCAACAGACTGGTCTAACCTGCAGGGAATCATCAGTGATGATGCTGACAGCGACTGA